One genomic window of Mucilaginibacter sp. SJ includes the following:
- a CDS encoding GH39 family glycosyl hydrolase, which yields MKIIKLIPCLLLFISSRIFAQDQANITINLHDKIGDMYPFWAWFGHDEPNYTYMKDGRKLLSELAALSPVPVRMRVHNLLTSGDGTAALKWGSTNAYTEDANGNPVYNWRLVDSIFDTYIKLGMKPYAQIGFMPEALSTHPKPYRHYWKPGDNYDDVYTGWAYPPKDYNKWEELIYQWVKHCVQRYGQAEVESWYWEVWNEPNIGYWKGTMKEFFKLYDYAAHGVKRALPTAHIGGPEVAGGSSPGGMKFLNAFIKHCIADTNYATGKIGSPIDVISFHAKGQPTLINGRVRMNMAPQIRDIREGFKIVASYPETKNTPIVIGESDPEGCAACGMATNPSNAYRNGTMYSSYTAASIAREYQLADSLGVNFMGSVSWSFEFENQPWFYGFRDLATNGIDKPVLNVFRMLGMMKGKRLKVTGDQMYSLKTVADSSIRGNNTDIGALAAADKKEMTVLLWNYHDDDQHDAGKTVKIRIEHLPPTFVKLSQYRVDDEHSNAYEVWKKMGSPQKPTAAQIKELEKAGQLQQFGKQVTLQGKSGLAGATVLLPRQGVALLKFSW from the coding sequence ATGAAGATCATCAAACTTATCCCCTGCCTTTTATTATTTATCAGCAGCCGCATTTTTGCCCAGGATCAGGCCAATATCACCATTAACCTACATGATAAAATTGGCGATATGTACCCTTTTTGGGCATGGTTTGGACATGACGAACCCAATTATACCTATATGAAAGACGGGCGAAAGCTTCTTTCAGAACTGGCAGCATTAAGCCCTGTACCGGTACGCATGCGGGTTCATAACCTGCTCACCAGCGGTGACGGCACAGCGGCGCTGAAATGGGGATCGACAAACGCGTACACTGAAGACGCCAATGGAAACCCGGTTTATAACTGGCGTTTGGTCGACAGTATTTTTGATACTTACATTAAACTGGGCATGAAACCTTATGCACAGATTGGTTTTATGCCCGAGGCTTTGTCAACTCATCCCAAACCATATCGCCATTACTGGAAACCCGGCGATAACTATGATGATGTTTACACAGGATGGGCCTACCCTCCCAAAGATTATAATAAGTGGGAAGAGCTTATTTATCAATGGGTAAAGCATTGTGTACAACGCTATGGCCAGGCCGAGGTTGAAAGCTGGTACTGGGAAGTGTGGAACGAACCGAACATAGGCTACTGGAAAGGTACTATGAAAGAGTTCTTTAAACTATACGATTATGCCGCACATGGTGTAAAACGGGCACTGCCCACTGCACACATAGGCGGACCGGAAGTTGCAGGCGGCTCAAGCCCCGGCGGAATGAAATTTTTGAATGCTTTTATTAAACATTGTATAGCTGATACCAATTACGCGACAGGCAAAATAGGTTCGCCTATTGATGTGATCTCTTTCCATGCCAAAGGGCAGCCTACGCTGATCAATGGCCGGGTGCGCATGAACATGGCCCCGCAGATCCGCGATATCAGGGAAGGCTTTAAAATTGTGGCATCATACCCCGAAACTAAAAACACGCCGATAGTAATAGGCGAATCGGACCCGGAAGGTTGTGCAGCCTGCGGCATGGCTACCAACCCGTCAAATGCTTATCGTAATGGCACCATGTATTCGAGCTATACGGCAGCGTCGATAGCAAGGGAATACCAACTGGCCGATTCATTAGGCGTAAACTTTATGGGCTCCGTATCATGGTCGTTCGAGTTTGAAAACCAGCCCTGGTTTTATGGCTTCCGCGATTTGGCTACAAACGGAATTGATAAGCCGGTACTTAACGTTTTCCGGATGCTGGGCATGATGAAAGGCAAACGCCTGAAAGTAACCGGCGACCAGATGTATTCGCTTAAAACCGTAGCTGATTCAAGCATCAGGGGAAATAATACAGATATCGGTGCTTTGGCAGCCGCAGATAAAAAAGAAATGACCGTATTGCTGTGGAACTACCATGACGATGACCAGCATGATGCAGGGAAAACCGTAAAGATCAGGATAGAACACCTGCCACCCACCTTTGTAAAACTAAGTCAATACCGCGTTGATGATGAGCATAGCAATGCCTATGAAGTGTGGAAAAAGATGGGTTCGCCGCAAAAACCTACAGCCGCGCAAATTAAGGAACTTGAAAAAGCAGGGCAATTACAACAGTTCGGCAAACAGGTTACGCTACAGGGTAAATCAGGGCTGGCAGGTGCCACTGTATTGTTACCAAGGCAGGGCGTGGCACTTTTAAA